A section of the Thauera chlorobenzoica genome encodes:
- a CDS encoding HAMP domain-containing protein, translating into MRILEPVVQVVGRLSFRSKLRITALIFGLPLLVAAGVLVFALNARVTALEAERSALAMQVPVHQVFARLYQLLATHQAIQNDQDGSPALQEQIATRQASAREALGNLQRAFAAQGFAEPLSATGFGPVSWATMARSIDAFDADGLSATIAGMRAGLEQLNDEAGLLIDGDAASSRLLGVLTAYYGSLVHATGVTAETGALTLSKKSLRGSRRSELTMQRGNFNVLVQWSMEALQKVGQEHPAQAAILEKAGSRLNTAYLAVQEALTTKMLDTTDFGMEPATFLALTEAAFDETLGIGSEIVTATDRLLADRLAARQLQRNGVILAMLAIFTLVVAGFVAAYISIMRAVNGLSDAVNTMAAGDLGARVEVTTRDELGNVGEQFNAMAKSLAERSVQLREKTSDIHTMLQNMPQGILTVVDGGLIHSEYSVYLETIFETDEVAGQAAMSFLFGHDGIGSDALSQIEATLAACIGEERMNFEFNAHLLVGEITRTLPNGGVKTLELGWSPICDEQDVVEKVMVCVRDVTELRQLEAEAEQQKRELEMIGQILGVQQEKFTAFVDSARNFVGENEALLLSADDSHPELVTQLFRNMHTIKGNARTYGLLHLANIVHEAEQAYDELRRNPATSFDKEGLLEQLQAVMDSIEQYASLNDVKLGRRGPARQDSEEKCLVVPRVQIERLGAGLEGLDLPSLPQQTLVAILQGIRHDLRLIGTEPMREVLAGVFASLPSLAAELGKEAPTLVLNDHGIHIRNQVCDLLRNVFMHLYRNSLDHGIEPMAERLANGKSAAGRIVLDMALAGGRLSMRLRDDGKGLALAHIRRKGLEKGLIPEGASASDEDIARLVFAPGFSTASAVTEVSGRGVGMDAVRDFVKREGGEIELCFTDGKVGAGFRAFETLVTLPGTLAVQVSAARIPVQARLSPGSESTPAPCGIMGTLLNLEGKLSAT; encoded by the coding sequence ATGCGCATCCTCGAGCCCGTCGTACAAGTCGTTGGCCGGCTGTCCTTTCGTAGCAAGCTCCGTATCACCGCGCTGATTTTCGGCCTGCCCCTGCTGGTAGCCGCCGGCGTTCTCGTGTTTGCCCTCAATGCCCGCGTCACGGCGCTCGAGGCGGAGCGCTCCGCATTGGCCATGCAGGTTCCGGTGCACCAGGTTTTTGCCCGGCTTTATCAATTGCTGGCGACGCACCAGGCGATTCAGAACGACCAGGATGGATCTCCCGCGCTGCAGGAGCAGATCGCCACGCGCCAGGCCAGTGCGCGCGAGGCACTTGGAAACCTGCAGCGGGCGTTTGCGGCGCAGGGCTTTGCCGAGCCGCTGTCCGCAACCGGCTTCGGGCCGGTTTCCTGGGCGACGATGGCCAGGAGCATCGATGCGTTCGATGCGGACGGGCTGTCCGCCACCATTGCCGGGATGCGCGCCGGGCTCGAGCAGCTGAACGATGAGGCCGGTTTGCTGATCGATGGTGATGCGGCAAGCAGCCGCTTGCTGGGCGTGCTCACCGCTTACTACGGTTCGCTCGTCCATGCGACCGGCGTTACCGCGGAAACAGGGGCGCTGACGCTGAGCAAGAAAAGTCTGCGCGGCAGTCGTCGCAGCGAGCTGACGATGCAGCGCGGCAACTTCAATGTGCTGGTGCAGTGGAGCATGGAGGCCTTGCAGAAGGTCGGACAGGAGCATCCCGCGCAGGCGGCGATCCTCGAAAAGGCCGGTAGCCGCCTGAATACCGCGTACCTGGCAGTCCAGGAAGCGCTGACGACGAAAATGCTCGATACGACCGATTTCGGCATGGAACCGGCCACCTTCCTGGCGCTGACCGAGGCGGCCTTCGATGAAACCCTGGGCATCGGCAGCGAGATCGTCACCGCGACCGACCGTCTGCTCGCCGATCGCCTCGCCGCCAGGCAGCTGCAGCGCAATGGCGTCATTCTCGCCATGCTCGCCATCTTCACGCTGGTCGTGGCGGGCTTTGTCGCCGCCTACATCTCGATCATGCGGGCGGTGAACGGCCTGTCCGATGCGGTCAACACCATGGCGGCCGGCGATCTCGGCGCGCGTGTCGAGGTCACGACGCGGGACGAGCTCGGCAATGTCGGCGAGCAGTTCAATGCCATGGCCAAGAGTCTCGCCGAGCGCAGCGTGCAGCTGCGCGAGAAGACCAGCGATATCCACACCATGCTGCAGAACATGCCGCAGGGCATCTTGACCGTGGTCGATGGCGGCCTGATTCACTCTGAATATTCGGTCTATCTCGAAACGATTTTCGAGACCGACGAGGTGGCGGGGCAAGCGGCGATGAGCTTCCTGTTCGGTCACGATGGCATCGGCTCCGACGCGTTGTCGCAGATCGAAGCAACGCTGGCGGCCTGCATCGGCGAAGAGCGGATGAACTTCGAGTTCAACGCTCACCTGCTCGTCGGCGAAATCACGCGGACGCTGCCGAACGGGGGGGTAAAAACGCTTGAACTGGGCTGGTCGCCTATCTGCGACGAGCAGGATGTAGTCGAGAAAGTCATGGTCTGCGTGCGTGACGTGACCGAATTGCGCCAGCTTGAAGCGGAGGCCGAGCAGCAGAAGCGCGAGCTCGAAATGATTGGCCAGATTCTCGGGGTCCAGCAGGAGAAGTTCACCGCGTTCGTCGATAGCGCGCGGAATTTCGTCGGTGAAAACGAAGCCCTGCTGCTTTCGGCCGATGACTCCCATCCGGAACTGGTGACGCAGCTCTTCCGCAACATGCATACGATCAAGGGTAACGCCCGCACCTACGGCCTGTTGCACCTGGCCAACATCGTCCATGAGGCCGAGCAGGCCTACGACGAGTTGCGCAGGAATCCGGCCACGAGCTTCGACAAGGAGGGGTTGCTCGAGCAGTTGCAGGCGGTGATGGACAGTATCGAGCAGTACGCGTCGTTGAACGACGTCAAGCTCGGTCGTCGCGGGCCGGCACGCCAGGACAGTGAAGAGAAATGCCTGGTGGTGCCACGTGTCCAGATCGAGCGGCTCGGCGCCGGCCTGGAAGGGCTCGATCTGCCATCGCTCCCGCAGCAAACGCTGGTGGCCATCCTGCAGGGAATCCGTCACGACTTGCGCCTGATCGGCACCGAACCGATGCGCGAGGTGCTCGCCGGGGTCTTCGCCTCGCTGCCGTCGCTGGCGGCGGAACTCGGCAAGGAAGCGCCGACGCTGGTCTTGAACGACCACGGAATTCACATCCGCAATCAGGTCTGCGATCTGCTGCGCAACGTGTTCATGCACCTGTACCGGAATTCGCTCGATCACGGCATCGAGCCGATGGCCGAGCGCCTGGCCAATGGCAAGTCGGCCGCGGGCCGGATCGTGCTCGACATGGCGCTTGCCGGTGGTCGTCTGTCGATGCGCCTGCGCGATGACGGCAAGGGGCTGGCGCTCGCCCATATTCGCCGGAAGGGGCTGGAAAAAGGGCTGATTCCGGAGGGCGCATCGGCTTCCGACGAGGACATCGCCAGGCTCGTTTTTGCCCCCGGTTTCTCCACCGCCAGTGCCGTGACCGAGGTGTCGGGGCGCGGCGTCGGGATGGATGCGGTGCGCGATTTCGTCAAGCGCGAAGGAGGCGAGATCGAGTTGTGCTTTACCGACGGCAAGGTCGGTGCCGGCTTCCGCGCCTTCGAGACGCTCGTCACGCTGCCGGGAACATTGGCGGTGCAGGTGAGCGCTGCCCGCATCCCGGTGCAGGCCAGGCTTTCGCCTGGCAGCGAATCGACGCCGGCCCCTTGCGGAATCATGGGGACGCTGCTCAATCTCGAAGGCAAACTTTCGGCGACCTGA
- a CDS encoding methyl-accepting chemotaxis protein codes for MAVWLAVYFRAGRVSHRALATIKAAHREELHLLRSDHHLAVGEKAVLEGSLARLAAENAGLEAEREALAQRLESLEQELRQIRGVASGGEDASRRESRSLKADLSEQVEQLAGEAAQLRKLAVTFEHWHDQMNSLMAQNREMHRQNDEFSSIVRQVVILSLNAAIEAARAGESGRGFAVVANEVRALAIRSEALSKDYSLSLYKNDLTTTATFQEIQADGKMIMSAISSLDALIGRLQKRLGEIA; via the coding sequence ATGGCTGTCTGGCTGGCCGTATATTTCCGCGCGGGGCGTGTTTCGCACCGGGCCCTGGCGACAATCAAGGCTGCGCATCGGGAAGAGTTGCATCTGTTGCGCTCCGACCATCACCTGGCGGTGGGCGAAAAGGCGGTGCTGGAAGGCTCGCTGGCCCGGCTCGCCGCTGAAAACGCCGGCCTGGAGGCGGAGCGCGAGGCCCTGGCGCAGCGCCTGGAAAGCCTCGAGCAGGAACTTCGCCAGATACGGGGCGTGGCCAGTGGTGGAGAGGACGCGTCGCGGCGGGAGAGCCGCAGCTTGAAAGCCGATTTGTCGGAGCAGGTCGAACAGCTGGCCGGTGAGGCGGCGCAGCTGCGGAAGCTGGCCGTGACCTTCGAGCACTGGCACGATCAGATGAACTCGCTGATGGCGCAGAACCGGGAGATGCACCGGCAGAACGACGAATTTTCGTCGATCGTCAGGCAGGTGGTCATCCTCTCCCTGAATGCGGCGATCGAAGCGGCGCGGGCGGGCGAATCCGGGCGCGGCTTCGCCGTCGTCGCCAACGAAGTGCGGGCGCTGGCGATACGCTCCGAGGCGCTTTCGAAGGACTACAGCCTGAGCCTGTACAAGAATGATCTGACGACGACGGCGACCTTTCAGGAAATCCAGGCCGACGGCAAGATGATCATGTCCGCGATCAGCAGCCTGGATGCACTGATCGGCCGGCTGCAGAAGCGCCTCGGGGAGATCGCATGA
- a CDS encoding response regulator, producing MAKILVVDDSSTVREDVAGFLKGNGLDVATAVDGKDGLARMKSDPGIRLVLSDVNMPNMDGLTMVEKIRGELGNTSVNVIMLTTESSPGMKERGKAAGIKGWIVKPFNGAAVLETLKKLVA from the coding sequence ATGGCGAAAATTCTGGTGGTGGACGATTCGAGCACCGTGCGCGAGGACGTGGCGGGTTTCCTCAAAGGCAACGGGCTCGACGTGGCGACGGCGGTCGATGGCAAGGACGGGCTGGCCAGGATGAAGTCCGACCCCGGCATCCGGCTGGTCCTGAGCGACGTCAACATGCCGAACATGGACGGGCTGACAATGGTCGAAAAGATCCGCGGCGAGCTGGGCAACACGTCGGTCAACGTCATCATGCTGACGACCGAAAGCAGCCCGGGGATGAAGGAGCGCGGCAAGGCGGCCGGGATCAAGGGCTGGATCGTCAAACCGTTCAACGGTGCGGCGGTGCTCGAAACCTTGAAGAAGCTGGTGGCTTGA
- a CDS encoding ABC transporter permease: MSAFTSTFSDALSLLSGFDAAVAEIVLLSLQVSGGAVALGTLIGLPLGACIAVGRFPGKNLLSVLVNALMGLPSVVVGVVVYLLLSRSGPFGSAGLLYTPAAMVVAQTLLVVPLMAAITRQVVEDSWLRYAEELEVLGFSWWDSVTTLLHDCRHSLVVALLAGLGRAMSEVGAVMIVGGNIDRSTRVMTTAIALETSKGDLPLAIALGIVLIVIILLLNVFASALRHWAMRRFG; the protein is encoded by the coding sequence ATGTCGGCGTTCACCTCCACGTTTTCCGACGCGCTGTCGCTGCTGTCCGGCTTCGATGCCGCAGTGGCGGAGATCGTCTTGCTGTCGCTGCAGGTCAGCGGCGGCGCGGTCGCGCTCGGCACCCTGATCGGACTGCCGCTGGGCGCGTGCATCGCGGTCGGGCGCTTTCCCGGCAAGAACCTGCTGTCGGTGCTGGTCAATGCGCTGATGGGGCTGCCTTCGGTGGTGGTGGGGGTGGTCGTGTATCTGCTGCTGTCGCGCTCCGGGCCCTTCGGCAGCGCCGGCCTGCTGTACACGCCGGCGGCGATGGTCGTCGCCCAGACCCTGCTGGTGGTGCCGCTGATGGCGGCGATCACCCGCCAGGTGGTCGAGGACAGCTGGCTGCGCTATGCCGAGGAACTGGAGGTACTGGGCTTTTCATGGTGGGACAGCGTCACCACCTTGCTTCACGACTGCCGCCATTCCCTGGTGGTGGCCCTGCTCGCCGGCCTGGGGCGGGCGATGAGCGAGGTCGGGGCGGTGATGATCGTGGGCGGCAACATCGACCGCTCCACCCGGGTCATGACCACGGCGATCGCCCTCGAAACCAGCAAGGGCGACCTGCCGCTGGCGATCGCGCTTGGCATCGTGCTGATCGTGATCATCCTTCTGCTCAACGTCTTCGCCTCGGCGCTGCGCCACTGGGCGATGCGCCGTTTCGGCTAG
- a CDS encoding ABC transporter ATP-binding protein, translating to MPTTVDDILPLRIRDLRYAPSGREVLAGVDLELGAEGITLVLGPNGAGKSVLLRTICGLIRPGGGHIEWGGTGQGGGGLPGHRVKMVFQHPMVLRASVLDNVALGLKPLGVARGERRRRAQAVLARVGLAHRAEDSARQLSGGEQQRLALARAWLTRPRLLLLDEPTASLDPSASAEVERIIREIRTDGTRILMVTHNLGQATRLGDDIVFMAAGRVCEQTPVQRFFARPQSEAARLFIQGELPWKLAF from the coding sequence ATGCCGACCACGGTGGACGACATCCTCCCGTTGCGCATCCGTGATCTGCGCTATGCGCCCAGTGGCCGTGAGGTCCTGGCCGGCGTCGATCTGGAACTCGGCGCGGAAGGCATCACCCTGGTGCTGGGGCCGAACGGCGCCGGCAAGTCGGTGCTGCTGCGCACGATCTGCGGCCTGATCCGGCCCGGTGGTGGGCACATCGAGTGGGGTGGCACAGGACAAGGCGGGGGGGGGCTGCCCGGCCACCGGGTGAAGATGGTCTTCCAGCACCCGATGGTGCTGCGTGCCAGCGTGCTCGATAACGTCGCCCTCGGCCTGAAGCCGCTCGGGGTGGCGCGGGGCGAACGCCGGCGGCGGGCGCAGGCGGTGCTGGCGCGGGTGGGGCTGGCGCACCGCGCCGAAGACAGCGCGCGCCAGCTCTCCGGCGGCGAGCAGCAGCGCCTGGCGCTGGCGCGCGCGTGGCTGACCCGGCCCCGGCTGCTGCTGCTCGACGAACCCACCGCCAGCCTCGACCCCTCGGCCAGCGCCGAGGTCGAGCGCATCATCCGCGAGATCCGTACCGATGGCACGCGTATCCTGATGGTCACCCACAACCTCGGCCAGGCCACCCGCCTCGGCGACGACATCGTCTTCATGGCGGCCGGCCGGGTGTGCGAGCAGACGCCGGTGCAGCGCTTTTTCGCCCGCCCGCAGTCGGAGGCGGCACGGCTTTTCATCCAGGGAGAGTTGCCATGGAAGCTGGCGTTCTGA
- a CDS encoding sensor histidine kinase, which translates to MEAGVLIRSGWGKAWRRVALLVLLLPALAVADHSLRVGVYQNSPKVGLSAGGKAEGIFVDVLEAIARAEGWRIEYVPGSWNEGLERLAAGEIDLMPDVARSAERERLFDFHREPVLSSWSQVYARPDSGIRTPLDLDRRRVAVLEGSVQEAGFRQMMSGFSIEVELTPAADFFAAFTAVAEGRADAVVSNRYFGLRHAPGFGLEDTAVMFSPVQLYFALHKGGDPALLAAIDRHLAVLKKDHDSAFFRSLRRWSVDAPRSALPPWLPGAAALAAGLLLAAAAWVLLLRRQVALKTAEIVRRSDEANALARRHTQELEQRVAARTDELARANGELLAAKQAAESADRLKSAFLATMSHELRTPLNSILGFTGILLQGLAGTLNPEQAKQLGMVRDSARHLLALINDVLDISRIEAGELRMAYDAFDPAVAVDKVIGIVRPLADKKALALEVEVAAGIGPMMGDARRVEQILLNLLSNAVKFTETGTVRLQVDSLGGAALADGGTGPPMLRMAVSDTGIGLRPEDMVLLFQPFRQVDTALSRKHDGTGLGLAICRRLAEMMGGDITVSSRWRQGSTFTVTLPLRPGAPEEEASA; encoded by the coding sequence ATGGAAGCTGGCGTTCTGATCCGGTCGGGGTGGGGGAAGGCGTGGCGCCGGGTGGCGCTGCTGGTGCTGCTGCTCCCGGCGTTGGCGGTGGCCGACCACAGCCTGCGGGTCGGGGTCTATCAGAACAGCCCGAAAGTGGGCCTGAGCGCCGGCGGCAAGGCCGAGGGCATTTTCGTCGATGTGCTCGAGGCGATCGCCCGTGCCGAGGGCTGGCGCATCGAATACGTCCCCGGTTCGTGGAACGAAGGGCTGGAGCGGCTGGCCGCGGGCGAGATCGACCTGATGCCCGACGTCGCCCGCAGTGCCGAGCGCGAACGGCTGTTCGACTTTCACCGCGAACCGGTGCTGTCGAGCTGGAGCCAGGTCTATGCGCGGCCGGACAGCGGCATCCGCACGCCGCTCGATCTCGACCGTCGGCGCGTCGCCGTGCTCGAAGGCTCGGTCCAGGAGGCCGGCTTTCGCCAGATGATGTCCGGTTTCAGCATCGAGGTCGAACTGACCCCCGCTGCCGATTTTTTCGCTGCCTTCACCGCCGTGGCCGAAGGCCGTGCCGACGCGGTGGTAAGCAATCGTTACTTCGGCCTGCGCCATGCCCCGGGGTTCGGGCTGGAGGATACGGCGGTCATGTTCAGCCCGGTGCAGCTGTATTTCGCCCTGCACAAGGGGGGCGATCCAGCCCTGCTCGCGGCCATCGACCGCCATCTGGCGGTCCTCAAGAAGGATCATGATTCGGCCTTTTTCCGCTCGCTGCGGCGCTGGTCGGTGGACGCGCCCCGTTCGGCGCTGCCGCCCTGGCTGCCCGGGGCGGCGGCACTTGCCGCCGGGCTGCTGCTCGCGGCGGCGGCATGGGTGTTGCTGCTGCGCCGCCAGGTGGCGCTGAAGACCGCGGAAATCGTCCGCCGCAGCGACGAAGCGAATGCGTTGGCAAGGCGCCACACCCAGGAACTCGAGCAGCGCGTCGCCGCGCGCACCGACGAGCTGGCCCGGGCCAACGGCGAACTGCTGGCGGCGAAGCAGGCGGCGGAGTCGGCGGACCGGCTGAAGTCGGCCTTCCTCGCCACCATGAGCCACGAGTTGCGCACGCCGCTCAATTCCATTCTCGGGTTTACCGGCATCCTGCTGCAGGGCCTGGCCGGGACGCTGAACCCGGAGCAGGCGAAACAGCTCGGCATGGTGCGCGACAGCGCCCGCCACCTGCTTGCACTGATCAACGACGTGCTCGACATCTCGCGCATCGAGGCCGGTGAGCTGCGCATGGCCTACGATGCGTTCGACCCGGCCGTGGCGGTAGACAAGGTGATCGGCATCGTTCGCCCGCTGGCGGACAAGAAGGCGCTGGCGCTCGAAGTGGAGGTGGCGGCCGGAATCGGGCCGATGATGGGCGACGCACGCCGGGTCGAGCAGATCCTGCTGAACCTGCTGAGCAATGCGGTCAAGTTCACCGAAACGGGCACGGTGCGCCTGCAGGTCGACTCCCTTGGCGGTGCCGCCCTGGCCGATGGCGGCACGGGGCCGCCGATGCTGCGGATGGCCGTCAGCGACACCGGGATCGGCCTCCGCCCCGAAGACATGGTGTTACTGTTTCAGCCCTTCCGCCAGGTTGATACGGCGCTATCGCGCAAGCATGATGGAACCGGCCTCGGCCTGGCGATCTGCCGCCGCCTGGCGGAAATGATGGGGGGCGACATCACGGTGAGCAGCCGCTGGCGACAGGGCAGCACGTTCACCGTCACCCTGCCGCTACGGCCGGGCGCTCCGGAAGAGGAGGCATCCGCATGA
- a CDS encoding response regulator, giving the protein MNRRILLIEDNEQNRYLAGFLLQARGWEVLHAEDGPAGLIMAAESDPALILLDIQLPGMDGYAVAHRLRANPALAGVPVVAVTSYAMPGDREQCLAAGCDGYLEKPIDPESFVFEVERFLGAGA; this is encoded by the coding sequence ATGAATCGACGCATCCTGCTGATCGAAGACAACGAACAGAACCGCTACCTGGCTGGTTTCCTACTTCAGGCACGGGGCTGGGAAGTCCTCCATGCCGAAGACGGCCCCGCCGGTCTGATCATGGCTGCGGAGTCCGATCCGGCACTGATCCTGCTCGACATCCAGCTGCCGGGGATGGACGGCTATGCGGTGGCGCACCGCCTGCGCGCCAATCCGGCGCTGGCCGGCGTGCCGGTGGTGGCGGTGACCTCCTACGCGATGCCGGGTGACCGCGAGCAATGTCTGGCGGCGGGCTGCGACGGCTACCTCGAAAAGCCGATCGATCCGGAAAGCTTCGTGTTCGAGGTGGAGCGCTTCCTGGGGGCAGGTGCATGA
- a CDS encoding two-component system response regulator encodes MKHILVVDDREENRYVLRALMQGYGFSVGEAGNGADALVQARARKPDLVLSDLLMPVMDGYALLREWKADPVLRAVPFIVYTATYTGPQDEKLAHEMGADGFIVKPAEPEALMREVQSVLAVIGRQPARQSQTAETVMLKDYNAVLVAKLEQRTAELESHVAELDRARHQILRLNRLYRALSETNQAIIHTADPATLYETLCRIAVDRGGLAMAWIGLLDGDSGALTPVGRYGALPPWVERLAPLSGRGELRIPAEIAVGEGRAYLCNDLLADPALAAIHGELRAKGLAAAAAFPLVVDGRVLGCMALFSEEKGFFDLELTELVREMADDVAFAVDHFGREARRRRAEEVSRLMGRAVEASVNGIALTDPLQPGNPLVYVNPAFERITGYAAGEVVGRDPCFLIGADHDQLGVGELEAAIAGGTEGSAVLRAHRKDGSLFWSELSVAPVRDADGRLTHFVCVINDVTERKTYEEALERQYNEDALTGLASRNLLRDRSGQAIAFSRQGRRMLALMMIDLDHFKRINDSLGHEAGDVLLRTVAQRIAAVLRERDTVARLGGDEFVVLLVGLLGAGDISLIADKILRVFDAPVVVGEREIEVTASLGVSVYPQDGEDYDTLLRNAETAMYRAKQAGRNAFRFYTADMNAEALKKLELEAQLRRALARGDLLLHYQPICEAASGRVTGVEALLRCRDDGGRLMPPGEFIPLAEETGLIMVLGEWALLTACRQARCWQQAGWTLRVAVNLSTRQFRDAQLAERVRECLTGSGLPAALLKLEITESAVMEDAERAAQTLGELKALGVAISVDDFGTGYSSLAYLRRFPIDQLKIDRSFVSEVIRHPDSASIVRGIIDLAHSLRLQTVAEGVETEEEQAFLREAGCDLVQGYLHARPMEAEALERWLATREAGGEGGAGSRRGTL; translated from the coding sequence ATGAAACACATCCTGGTCGTCGATGACAGGGAAGAAAACCGCTACGTGCTGCGGGCGCTGATGCAGGGCTACGGCTTCAGCGTCGGTGAGGCCGGGAACGGCGCGGACGCGCTGGTGCAGGCCCGCGCCCGGAAGCCGGATCTGGTGCTCAGCGACTTGCTGATGCCGGTGATGGACGGCTACGCCCTGCTGCGCGAATGGAAGGCTGACCCGGTGCTGCGTGCCGTGCCCTTCATCGTGTACACCGCGACCTACACCGGACCGCAGGACGAGAAGCTGGCGCACGAGATGGGGGCCGACGGCTTCATCGTCAAGCCGGCCGAGCCCGAGGCGCTGATGCGGGAGGTGCAGTCGGTGCTGGCGGTGATCGGCAGGCAGCCGGCGCGCCAGTCGCAGACCGCGGAAACGGTGATGCTGAAGGACTACAACGCGGTGCTCGTCGCCAAGCTCGAGCAGCGCACCGCCGAGCTCGAGTCCCATGTCGCCGAGCTCGACCGCGCCCGCCACCAGATCCTGCGCCTGAACCGGCTCTATCGGGCGCTCAGCGAAACCAACCAGGCGATCATCCACACCGCCGACCCCGCTACGCTGTACGAGACGCTGTGCCGGATCGCCGTCGACCGCGGCGGGCTGGCGATGGCCTGGATCGGCCTCCTCGATGGCGACAGCGGGGCGCTGACGCCGGTGGGCCGCTACGGCGCGCTCCCGCCCTGGGTGGAGCGCCTGGCGCCGCTGTCCGGGCGCGGCGAGTTGCGCATTCCGGCGGAAATCGCGGTGGGCGAAGGGCGCGCCTACCTGTGCAACGACCTGCTCGCCGATCCCGCCCTGGCCGCCATCCACGGCGAATTGAGGGCGAAAGGATTGGCCGCGGCAGCGGCCTTCCCGCTCGTGGTCGATGGGAGGGTGCTCGGCTGCATGGCGCTGTTTTCGGAAGAAAAGGGGTTTTTCGACCTGGAGCTGACCGAGCTCGTGCGGGAAATGGCCGATGATGTCGCCTTCGCGGTCGATCACTTCGGGCGCGAGGCGCGGCGACGGCGGGCCGAGGAGGTCTCGCGCCTGATGGGACGCGCGGTGGAGGCTTCGGTCAACGGCATCGCGCTCACCGACCCGCTGCAGCCGGGCAACCCGCTGGTCTATGTCAACCCGGCGTTCGAGCGCATCACTGGCTATGCCGCGGGCGAAGTGGTGGGACGCGATCCGTGCTTCCTGATCGGGGCCGACCACGATCAGCTCGGGGTGGGCGAGCTCGAGGCCGCGATCGCGGGGGGCACAGAGGGGTCCGCGGTGCTGCGTGCGCACCGCAAGGATGGCAGCCTGTTCTGGAGCGAACTGAGCGTCGCGCCGGTGCGTGATGCCGATGGCCGGCTGACCCATTTCGTCTGCGTCATCAACGACGTCACCGAGCGCAAGACCTATGAAGAAGCCCTCGAGCGCCAGTACAACGAGGACGCGCTGACCGGGCTCGCCAGCCGCAACCTGCTGCGCGACCGCAGCGGGCAGGCGATCGCGTTTTCGCGCCAGGGCCGGCGCATGCTGGCGCTGATGATGATCGACCTCGATCACTTCAAGCGGATCAACGACAGCCTGGGGCACGAGGCCGGTGATGTCTTGCTGCGGACGGTGGCGCAGCGCATCGCCGCGGTGCTGCGCGAGCGCGATACGGTAGCCCGGCTGGGGGGCGACGAGTTCGTCGTGCTGCTCGTCGGTCTGCTGGGCGCCGGCGACATTTCGCTGATCGCCGACAAGATCCTGCGCGTCTTCGATGCGCCGGTGGTGGTGGGCGAGCGCGAGATCGAGGTCACTGCGAGCCTTGGGGTCAGCGTCTATCCGCAGGACGGCGAGGACTACGACACCTTGCTACGCAATGCCGAGACGGCGATGTACCGCGCCAAGCAGGCGGGGCGGAACGCCTTTCGCTTCTATACCGCGGACATGAACGCGGAAGCGCTGAAAAAGCTCGAGCTCGAAGCGCAACTGCGGCGGGCGCTGGCCCGCGGTGATCTGCTGCTGCACTACCAGCCGATCTGCGAAGCGGCCAGCGGGCGTGTGACCGGCGTCGAGGCGCTGCTGCGCTGCCGCGACGATGGCGGGCGGCTGATGCCGCCGGGCGAGTTCATCCCGCTTGCCGAGGAGACCGGGCTGATCATGGTGCTCGGCGAATGGGCGCTGCTCACCGCCTGCCGCCAGGCGCGCTGCTGGCAGCAGGCCGGGTGGACGCTGCGCGTGGCGGTGAATCTGTCTACGCGCCAGTTCCGTGATGCGCAGCTGGCCGAACGGGTGCGCGAATGCCTCACCGGCAGCGGCCTGCCGGCGGCGCTGCTGAAGCTCGAGATTACCGAGAGCGCGGTGATGGAGGACGCCGAGCGTGCGGCGCAGACCCTGGGCGAGCTGAAGGCGCTGGGGGTGGCGATCTCGGTCGATGACTTCGGTACCGGTTATTCCTCGCTCGCCTATTTGCGGCGCTTCCCGATCGATCAGCTCAAGATCGACCGTTCCTTCGTCAGCGAGGTGATCCGCCATCCGGACAGCGCCTCCATTGTGCGCGGGATCATCGACCTTGCCCACAGCCTGCGCCTGCAGACGGTGGCCGAAGGCGTCGAAACCGAGGAGGAGCAGGCGTTCCTGCGCGAGGCCGGGTGCGACCTGGTGCAGGGCTACCTCCACGCCCGGCCGATGGAAGCCGAAGCGCTCGAGCGCTGGCTCGCCACCCGCGAGGCGGGCGGTGAGGGCGGCGCCGGCAGCCGGCGCGGCACCCTGTAG